Part of the Polaribacter sp. Hel1_33_78 genome is shown below.
TGATAGGTCTTCGTTAATTTCACAGTGAATTACCTTTTTAAATTGCTTAGAAAAATAGCAACAATCAACTCCAAAACCACCAGTAATATCAATGATGGCATTTCCAGAAATAAATTTTGATTTGTAATCTGCAGTAATTTCTGATGATGTTTGTTCAATGCTGAGTTTTGGCGGATAGTAAATATTTTTAGCAGAAAACCAAGTTGGTAACTTTTGTTCAGATTTTTGTTTTGCAATAATCTGATTTGCCAATTCTTGTATAGAAATCAAATCAAAAGGGCTCCCTTTTAAAATCAGTTTAGTGATGTTAGATTTTAAATTGTTAGCAATAAATTGCTGAACTTTCGGATGTAATATGGCAGTATTCAAAGATTTTCTAAATATCTTTTGTGATAGATTTTACAATTTTATTATCTGACAAAAACTCTTTTAAAATCACTTTTAAGGCCGTGTATAAGGGAATAGCAGTAATCATTCCAACGACTCCAAAAAGTAATCCACCGATAATAATAATTAAAAATATTTCTAAAGGATGGGATTTTGTTGTTTTTGAAAAAATAAGTGGTTGACTCACAAAATTATCAATGAATTGAGCAATTAAATACCAAAACATAATCCATAATGAGGTCGATAATATTTGGGTTTGAAAATCTAATCCAATATTACTTGTCATTGATAAAACAAACATAATAACAGCACCAATCATTGGACCGACGTAGGGAATTAGGTTTAATAACGCACACAAAAAGGCAATAACTACGCCATTCTGAATATCAAAAGACAATAATATAATTGTGTACAACACAAATAAAATTGTAATTTGAAATAGTAATCCAATAAAATATCTTGAAAGTAAATCATTAATGGTTTCTAGAGACTTTGAAAACCTTCCTTCTGTTTCATTGGGTATAATTGTCATTACACCTTTTTTTAGTAATTGGCTATCTTTCATAAAAAAGAAAGAGATAAATAAAACAGAGAATAAACCAACACTTAAAGATCCAACAGCACCTAATACAGAATTTAATAAATTAGGAATTTCTTTAAATTGAGACATAAAATCAACCTCCTTTAATTCACTTAGAACATCAATTCCTTTTGACGAAAAATAAGCTGTAGTTTGACTAAATATTTGTTGAACATTTTGCTGTAGTTTATCGACTTCTAGCAAGGATAAACTTTTTCCTTGTTCTGCAACTAAAGGTATAAACATAACAATTAAACCTGTTAAAAGGCCTAACATTAAAGCCATTGTAAATATTACAGCGATGGTATTTGGGAATTTTAGTTTTCTTCTTAAAAAAAGA
Proteins encoded:
- a CDS encoding AI-2E family transporter, with protein sequence MNSRTIANGILRAIGIVLGILLFVYFLYIIQSVIVYIIIAGILSLIARPIILFLRRKLKFPNTIAVIFTMALMLGLLTGLIVMFIPLVAEQGKSLSLLEVDKLQQNVQQIFSQTTAYFSSKGIDVLSELKEVDFMSQFKEIPNLLNSVLGAVGSLSVGLFSVLFISFFFMKDSQLLKKGVMTIIPNETEGRFSKSLETINDLLSRYFIGLLFQITILFVLYTIILLSFDIQNGVVIAFLCALLNLIPYVGPMIGAVIMFVLSMTSNIGLDFQTQILSTSLWIMFWYLIAQFIDNFVSQPLIFSKTTKSHPLEIFLIIIIGGLLFGVVGMITAIPLYTALKVILKEFLSDNKIVKSITKDI